The proteins below come from a single Antricoccus suffuscus genomic window:
- a CDS encoding nitroreductase family protein — MELLDAMRTTGTCRYFDEADVPDDVLYDAFDAARFGPQGGNRQPARWVLVRDQATKRALADLYLPRWRVYTAPGGRREEAVKTPVGPANDFAENFANIPIIGVLCAKIASLYVTDKDLDRTSVVGGASIYPHMQNVCLALRDKGVATAVTTFLCADEPAVRELLGIPADYLTAAHLGIGYPAKKFPTKLRRGPVSEFVFTERFGAPLFDAQPGI; from the coding sequence ATGGAACTGCTTGACGCAATGCGCACTACAGGCACCTGCCGATACTTTGACGAGGCCGACGTACCAGACGACGTACTGTACGACGCCTTCGACGCGGCACGTTTCGGCCCGCAGGGCGGCAATCGCCAGCCGGCCCGCTGGGTTCTCGTGCGCGACCAGGCGACGAAGCGCGCGCTCGCAGATCTCTACCTGCCGCGATGGCGGGTCTATACCGCTCCCGGCGGCCGCCGCGAGGAGGCGGTCAAGACTCCTGTCGGGCCGGCGAACGACTTCGCCGAGAACTTCGCCAACATCCCGATCATCGGCGTACTGTGCGCCAAGATCGCGTCGCTGTACGTCACCGACAAAGACCTCGATCGCACGAGTGTCGTCGGCGGCGCCTCGATCTATCCGCACATGCAAAACGTCTGCCTCGCGCTGCGCGACAAAGGCGTCGCGACGGCCGTGACGACGTTCTTGTGCGCGGACGAGCCGGCCGTGCGCGAGCTGCTTGGCATCCCGGCGGACTACCTCACGGCCGCGCATCTCGGGATCGGCTATCCGGCGAAGAAGTTCCCCACGAAACTACGCCGCGGGCCGGTGAGCGAGTTCGTCTTCACCGAGCGCTTCGGTGCGCCCCTTTTCGACGCGCAGCCTGGGATCTAA
- a CDS encoding acyl-CoA dehydrogenase family protein: MDFAPTDKTKKLQDGISQFLEEHIYPNEELYEQQVIESGKARTQPPIMEELKAKAREKGLWNLFLPAGSQWSEPISNLEYAPLAELMGRSIFMAPEAFNCNPPDTGNMEILNHFGTDEQKETWLKPLLGGEIRSSYAMTEPAVASSDASNVSTRIERDGDDYVINGTKWFITGANRDRTEIFILMGVTDPNADRHRRHSQILIPRRTPGVTVARDLTLMGYDPFETHAEVEFKDVRVPVSNLLGEEGGGFAMSQARLGPGRIHHCMRMIGLAERSLELLIKRANDRVAFGAPLSEQGVVREWIANSRMEIDQARLYTLYTAYLMDTVGNREAASQISGIKVAVPEMALKVIDRAIQMHGAGGMSQDFPLARAWVEARTMRFVDGPDEVHRRGVARSELRRYAGYTNDGLHGVHAHLR; this comes from the coding sequence ATGGATTTCGCGCCAACCGATAAGACGAAGAAACTCCAGGACGGAATCAGTCAGTTCCTGGAGGAGCATATCTACCCCAACGAGGAGCTCTACGAACAGCAGGTCATCGAGTCTGGCAAGGCTCGCACCCAGCCGCCGATCATGGAGGAGCTGAAGGCCAAGGCCCGGGAGAAGGGCCTGTGGAATCTCTTCCTGCCCGCCGGTTCGCAGTGGAGTGAGCCAATCTCCAACCTCGAGTACGCGCCGCTCGCAGAACTCATGGGCCGCAGCATCTTCATGGCGCCGGAAGCGTTCAACTGCAACCCACCGGACACCGGCAACATGGAGATCCTCAACCACTTCGGCACCGATGAGCAGAAGGAGACCTGGCTTAAACCGCTGCTGGGCGGGGAGATTCGCTCGTCGTACGCGATGACCGAGCCGGCCGTTGCCTCCTCCGACGCGAGCAACGTCTCGACCCGCATCGAGCGCGACGGCGACGACTACGTCATCAACGGCACGAAGTGGTTCATCACCGGCGCGAACCGGGACCGCACCGAGATCTTCATCCTGATGGGCGTCACCGATCCGAACGCCGACCGGCATCGCCGGCACAGCCAGATCCTGATCCCGCGTCGTACGCCTGGCGTGACGGTCGCACGTGACCTCACGCTGATGGGCTATGACCCCTTCGAAACGCACGCCGAGGTTGAGTTCAAAGACGTTCGCGTCCCGGTGTCCAATTTGCTTGGCGAGGAAGGCGGCGGCTTCGCGATGTCACAGGCTCGGCTTGGGCCCGGCCGGATCCACCACTGCATGCGGATGATCGGCCTGGCCGAGCGGTCCCTGGAGCTGTTGATCAAGCGGGCCAACGACCGGGTCGCGTTCGGCGCGCCGTTGTCCGAGCAGGGCGTCGTGCGCGAGTGGATCGCGAACTCCCGGATGGAGATCGACCAAGCGCGCCTCTACACGCTGTACACGGCGTACCTCATGGACACTGTCGGCAACCGTGAGGCGGCCAGCCAGATTTCCGGCATCAAGGTCGCCGTACCGGAGATGGCGCTCAAGGTCATCGATCGCGCTATCCAGATGCATGGAGCCGGTGGGATGAGCCAGGACTTCCCGCTGGCCCGTGCGTGGGTCGAGGCCCGCACGATGCGGTTTGTCGACGGTCCCGATGAGGTGCACCGCCGCGGTGTCGCGCGTTCCGAACTGCGCCGGTACGCCGGCTACACCAACGACGGGCTGCACGGCGTGCACGCGCATCTTCGGTAG
- a CDS encoding ABC transporter substrate-binding protein — protein MNNRTRALIASAAAAAVVLTGCSTKGGGGVESKTDSSGVKTDFGVTDKTITLGAISDASGAYKVTGTSLTYGNQLWADEVNASGGICGRDIKIEVRDHGYTTDKAVTLYAEVQPKMLGMVQLVGSPMLAALKSQIKSDNVITMPGSWASSNLDTEQVFMVGSTYDIEIMNGMAYLQDQKMIKDGDTVGAIVLDSEAGANTLAGVQYYADKHNIKVESVKMAATDNDLSSAVTSMKSKGVNAIALILGPKATSSVTTQMQAQGLDVPVVANAVSFDPTLLDTPAASSFGKFYRVASVVPYSSDNPLMAKIRKEYAAKYTDKANDSVTMGYIFGTIWGKILDQACKDKDLTRAGLMKAKNKIKIDTQGLTGKLDFSEAGNVSSRLSLIETPDAASEGGLKLVQDLTESKEAKSYKTPYQK, from the coding sequence ATGAATAACCGCACCCGAGCACTGATTGCCTCAGCGGCCGCTGCCGCAGTCGTGCTGACCGGCTGCAGTACCAAAGGCGGAGGCGGCGTCGAGAGCAAGACCGACTCGAGCGGTGTCAAGACCGACTTCGGCGTGACCGACAAGACCATCACGCTTGGCGCGATCTCCGATGCGTCCGGCGCCTACAAGGTGACCGGTACGTCGCTGACCTACGGCAACCAGCTGTGGGCCGACGAGGTCAACGCCAGCGGCGGGATCTGCGGTCGCGATATCAAGATCGAGGTCCGCGATCACGGCTACACCACCGATAAGGCGGTCACCCTGTACGCCGAGGTACAGCCCAAGATGCTCGGCATGGTCCAGCTCGTCGGGTCCCCAATGCTCGCCGCACTCAAGTCCCAGATCAAATCCGACAACGTGATCACGATGCCGGGCTCATGGGCCTCGAGCAACCTCGACACCGAGCAGGTCTTCATGGTCGGCTCGACGTACGACATTGAGATCATGAACGGAATGGCCTACCTGCAGGACCAGAAGATGATTAAAGACGGCGACACTGTCGGCGCCATCGTCCTGGACAGCGAGGCCGGTGCAAACACGCTCGCCGGCGTGCAGTACTACGCCGACAAGCACAATATAAAGGTCGAGTCGGTCAAGATGGCCGCGACCGACAACGATCTGTCTTCGGCCGTGACGAGCATGAAGAGCAAGGGCGTCAACGCGATCGCGCTGATCCTCGGCCCGAAGGCGACCAGTTCGGTGACCACGCAGATGCAGGCACAGGGCCTGGACGTGCCGGTCGTAGCCAATGCGGTCTCGTTCGACCCGACGCTGCTGGACACTCCGGCGGCGAGCTCGTTCGGCAAGTTCTACCGCGTCGCCTCGGTTGTGCCCTACTCCTCGGACAACCCGCTGATGGCCAAGATCCGCAAGGAGTACGCCGCGAAGTACACCGACAAGGCCAACGACAGCGTGACGATGGGCTACATCTTCGGCACGATTTGGGGCAAGATCCTCGACCAGGCATGTAAGGACAAGGACCTCACCCGCGCCGGCCTGATGAAGGCCAAGAACAAGATCAAGATCGACACCCAGGGCCTCACCGGCAAGCTCGACTTCTCCGAGGCCGGCAACGTCTCGAGCCGCCTGAGCCTGATCGAGACTCCAGATGCCGCCTCCGAAGGCGGACTGAAGCTCGTGCAAGACCTGACCGAGTCCAAGGAAGCGAAGTCCTACAAGACGCCGTACCAGAAGTAG
- a CDS encoding acyl-CoA synthetase encodes MNFDPHWSWEDAARRGGVTADGTYNASGIALPEQRAIIWCRTDGSVIELSGAQIRNQVMQLAARLGELGVGRGDRVAGMFSKRPESLTAALAVWYLGAIYVPLFSGFSGDGLRVRMDDSQPGVMITDSVSEHLLDDVQADFPDLARIVVDADGPIFGDVDTSIGDYAPAPTKADDLATIMYTSGTTGKPKGCLMPHDIIIGLSSYITHALALQPGEVLFSGADAGWSFGLFTTGLAPLSAGNPRVIYEGPFKATEWWAVMDRSGAHHLAAAPTAYRQLASGGSDAIPAGFTAASSAGEPLDAPTAQWFQDNADVTIYDCYGLSEIGMVVGNLRTPGAPPPIPGSMGIALPGYDVEILDDDMNPISGIGVGRLAVKDNGHLISRGYWNRMPEWEARFHADWFVTEDLVRRDEDGRFWYESRADDVIVASGMNVGPSEVETALMAHPLIADAGVVGIPDPVKGTIVTAHVVLNGEEPADLHNILRAWVGERVGRHATARKVVVWDELPRTASGKLQRVNLRQALIDASLEAPDSPESPMSPDGRNSKQ; translated from the coding sequence ATGAATTTTGATCCACATTGGTCATGGGAGGACGCCGCACGCCGCGGTGGTGTCACAGCGGACGGCACCTACAACGCAAGCGGAATCGCGCTTCCCGAACAGCGCGCGATCATCTGGTGCCGCACCGACGGCTCGGTCATCGAGTTGTCCGGTGCCCAGATCCGCAACCAGGTGATGCAACTGGCCGCGCGGCTCGGCGAACTTGGCGTCGGCCGGGGAGACCGGGTCGCCGGGATGTTCAGCAAACGGCCCGAATCGCTCACGGCGGCACTCGCTGTCTGGTATCTCGGAGCGATCTACGTACCGCTGTTCAGCGGCTTCAGCGGCGATGGCCTGCGGGTACGGATGGACGACAGCCAGCCTGGCGTCATGATCACCGACTCGGTCAGTGAGCATCTGCTCGATGATGTCCAGGCCGACTTCCCCGATCTGGCAAGGATTGTGGTCGACGCCGACGGCCCCATTTTCGGTGACGTCGACACGTCGATCGGCGACTACGCTCCCGCGCCGACGAAGGCTGATGACCTCGCGACCATCATGTACACATCGGGCACCACCGGTAAGCCCAAGGGCTGCCTGATGCCGCACGACATCATCATCGGCCTGTCGTCGTACATCACCCACGCTCTGGCGCTGCAGCCCGGCGAGGTGCTGTTCTCCGGCGCCGACGCCGGCTGGTCGTTTGGGCTCTTCACCACCGGACTCGCGCCTTTGTCGGCCGGCAACCCGCGGGTCATCTACGAAGGTCCCTTCAAGGCCACCGAGTGGTGGGCCGTCATGGACCGCAGCGGAGCACACCATCTGGCAGCCGCACCGACGGCGTACCGGCAACTGGCCAGCGGAGGCTCCGACGCGATTCCGGCGGGCTTCACTGCCGCCTCGAGCGCGGGAGAACCGCTCGATGCGCCGACCGCACAATGGTTCCAGGACAATGCGGACGTCACGATCTACGACTGCTACGGCCTGTCCGAGATCGGCATGGTTGTGGGCAACCTGCGTACGCCGGGAGCGCCACCGCCGATACCGGGCTCGATGGGCATCGCCCTCCCCGGCTACGACGTGGAGATACTGGACGACGACATGAATCCGATCAGCGGTATCGGGGTCGGCAGGCTCGCCGTGAAGGACAACGGACACCTGATCAGCCGCGGCTATTGGAACCGGATGCCTGAGTGGGAAGCGCGCTTCCACGCCGACTGGTTTGTCACCGAGGACCTGGTACGCCGAGACGAGGACGGTCGCTTTTGGTACGAGTCCCGGGCCGACGACGTCATCGTTGCCTCCGGCATGAATGTCGGCCCATCGGAGGTCGAGACCGCGCTCATGGCACACCCTTTGATCGCCGACGCGGGCGTCGTCGGCATTCCCGACCCGGTCAAAGGCACCATCGTCACCGCGCACGTCGTACTCAACGGCGAGGAACCAGCCGACCTGCATAACATTTTGCGCGCCTGGGTCGGCGAGCGCGTCGGCCGGCACGCGACCGCCCGGAAGGTCGTCGTGTGGGACGAGCTCCCCCGCACTGCCAGCGGAAAGCTGCAGCGCGTCAACCTGCGCCAAGCGCTCATCGACGCGTCCTTAGAGGCGCCCGACTCACCAGAATCACCAATGTCACCCGACGGAAGGAACTCCAAACAATGA
- a CDS encoding TetR/AcrR family transcriptional regulator — MTRTAADSPPKPRGAATRQRIVTAATELFSARGYHGTGVAELLEVAQVSRGSFYHHFDDKEAVLYEISLVPVENMCIVSSRIAADGTPATERIRRLAAVLVEDIGVHQAQWRVFLRDFEYLSEDRRAAVLAARDRFESYWEQVLDAGYRSGEFREISKLRVKGILGMFNFSVLWMDPVGPVSPREIAEDFVELILAGICVDASE, encoded by the coding sequence ATGACCCGAACTGCTGCGGACAGTCCGCCGAAGCCGCGCGGAGCGGCGACCCGTCAGCGTATCGTCACGGCCGCGACCGAGCTGTTTTCCGCGCGGGGTTATCACGGCACCGGCGTCGCGGAGCTCCTCGAGGTCGCTCAGGTCAGTCGCGGTTCCTTCTACCACCATTTCGACGACAAAGAGGCCGTGCTCTACGAGATCAGCCTCGTCCCGGTCGAGAACATGTGCATCGTCAGCTCCCGTATCGCGGCTGATGGAACGCCTGCTACAGAGCGAATTCGACGACTCGCCGCCGTCCTAGTCGAGGACATCGGCGTACATCAGGCGCAGTGGCGAGTGTTCCTCAGGGATTTCGAGTATCTGTCGGAGGATCGCCGCGCCGCCGTACTCGCCGCCCGCGATCGTTTCGAGTCCTACTGGGAGCAGGTGCTCGATGCCGGATACCGAAGCGGCGAGTTCCGGGAGATCTCGAAACTGCGCGTGAAGGGCATCCTCGGGATGTTTAATTTCAGCGTGCTGTGGATGGATCCGGTCGGACCGGTCTCCCCTCGCGAGATCGCCGAGGATTTCGTCGAGCTGATCCTGGCCGGCATCTGTGTTGACGCGTCTGAGTAG
- a CDS encoding UbiA family prenyltransferase produces the protein MGRSLLLSCHPIPTLAVTVIATVLTAVTGNSIGTCALVALAVLTGQLSIGWSNDLIDARRDRAAGRTDKPVARGAISRRSVIIAITASVILTVPLALGLGWRAGLVQLAGTAAGWAYNFGIKSTVLSPAPYVVAFGGLPAIATLALPGGGWPPWWALVAGALLGVSAHFGNVLPDIDEDAAAGVHGLPHRIGRLGSAVAASGSVLVAVAVVVLGRGSTPTPVDWGGLVAAAILAAAGFWRARRDHRSEAAFLCTVGAAAVCVVLIAISGALR, from the coding sequence ATGGGTCGCTCGTTGCTGCTGTCGTGCCACCCGATACCGACCCTTGCCGTCACCGTCATCGCGACCGTTCTGACCGCGGTCACGGGAAACTCCATCGGCACCTGCGCTCTCGTGGCACTCGCGGTGCTCACCGGCCAACTGTCGATCGGCTGGTCCAACGACCTGATCGACGCGAGGCGGGATCGGGCCGCCGGCCGCACCGACAAGCCGGTCGCCCGAGGAGCGATATCCAGGCGCTCGGTGATAATCGCGATCACGGCGTCCGTCATCCTCACCGTCCCGCTCGCCCTCGGGCTTGGCTGGCGCGCCGGCCTAGTCCAGCTCGCCGGCACCGCGGCCGGTTGGGCCTATAACTTCGGCATCAAGTCGACGGTCCTGTCCCCGGCGCCGTACGTCGTCGCGTTTGGCGGCCTGCCGGCGATCGCCACACTGGCTCTGCCCGGCGGAGGTTGGCCGCCGTGGTGGGCGCTGGTCGCCGGCGCACTGCTCGGCGTATCGGCACATTTCGGCAATGTGCTTCCCGACATCGACGAAGATGCCGCGGCCGGCGTACACGGGCTGCCGCATCGAATTGGTCGGCTCGGTTCGGCGGTCGCCGCATCCGGTTCGGTACTGGTTGCCGTGGCGGTCGTCGTACTCGGCCGCGGGAGTACGCCGACCCCGGTCGACTGGGGCGGACTCGTGGCCGCCGCTATCCTCGCGGCGGCGGGGTTCTGGCGTGCCCGTCGCGATCATCGGTCGGAAGCGGCGTTCCTATGCACAGTGGGGGCAGCCGCGGTTTGCGTCGTGCTGATCGCGATATCAGGCGCACTTCGATAG
- a CDS encoding CHAD domain-containing protein, with protein sequence MSIDPIADYLGRQRQAILVGDRALREERDNDLKEAIHDTRVAVRRFRSTLRTFAPHFESEQAQHLDGELRWYACLLGAVRDRQVITTRLSALLNDLDEPLIVGPVAPRIGIELSAELASHEARLRAHMTTARYRHMLAEIDSVRRTQSRIAICKLTARATHTAASRLKKAAKSGDPVVLHRARKAVKRARYAAELGAPAIGRKRADKQVRRHEALQDLLGEHNDAVASAEFLLRIGKQASSLPGESGFTFGVLHERERRAARRVRRKVRRRYTG encoded by the coding sequence TTGTCGATCGATCCGATAGCGGACTACCTCGGCCGGCAACGGCAGGCGATCCTGGTCGGCGACCGCGCGCTGCGCGAGGAGCGGGACAACGACCTCAAGGAAGCGATCCACGACACCCGGGTCGCCGTACGCCGGTTCCGCAGCACGCTGCGCACGTTTGCGCCCCACTTCGAATCTGAGCAGGCACAGCACCTGGACGGCGAACTTCGCTGGTACGCCTGCCTACTCGGAGCTGTCCGTGACCGGCAGGTCATTACGACAAGGCTGAGCGCTCTGCTGAACGACCTTGACGAGCCGCTCATCGTCGGCCCGGTCGCCCCGCGGATCGGGATCGAGCTGAGCGCCGAGCTAGCCAGCCACGAGGCCAGGCTCCGCGCCCATATGACGACCGCCCGTTACCGGCACATGCTTGCCGAGATCGACTCGGTGCGCCGGACGCAATCGCGAATAGCAATTTGTAAACTCACCGCGCGCGCCACCCACACCGCGGCTTCGAGGCTGAAGAAGGCCGCCAAGTCGGGCGATCCTGTTGTCTTGCATCGGGCGCGCAAAGCGGTCAAACGTGCGCGGTACGCCGCCGAACTCGGTGCGCCGGCGATCGGCCGCAAACGGGCGGACAAACAGGTGCGGCGGCACGAAGCGCTACAGGACCTCCTCGGCGAACACAACGATGCAGTTGCCAGCGCGGAGTTCCTTCTTCGCATCGGTAAGCAAGCATCATCGCTGCCGGGAGAAAGTGGCTTCACGTTCGGCGTACTGCACGAACGTGAACGGCGTGCCGCGCGCAGGGTCCGCCGCAAGGTACGCCGGCGCTACACAGGCTGA
- a CDS encoding DUF1330 domain-containing protein, whose amino-acid sequence MAKGYWIARVDVHDEDAYGKYRDANAAAFGKYGARFVVRGGNFETMEGTSRARNVVIEFDNYETAVECYRSPEYQHAMQFRSGGASEGDLIIIEGYDAP is encoded by the coding sequence ATGGCCAAGGGATACTGGATCGCCCGCGTCGACGTACATGACGAGGATGCATACGGGAAGTATCGGGACGCGAACGCCGCGGCGTTCGGCAAGTACGGCGCTCGGTTCGTGGTGCGTGGTGGCAATTTCGAGACCATGGAAGGTACATCGCGAGCACGAAACGTGGTCATCGAGTTTGATAACTACGAGACCGCGGTGGAGTGCTATCGGTCGCCGGAGTACCAGCACGCAATGCAGTTCCGGTCCGGCGGCGCCTCCGAGGGTGATCTGATCATTATCGAGGGATACGACGCCCCGTAG
- a CDS encoding alpha/beta hydrolase fold domain-containing protein, giving the protein MSSVDAEPLHVILVGAGIGGLTAALALQHHGVRVTVLERTSQLTESGAGIQIAANGVHVMRALGLEGDIAEAGVAPGSYDIRDLRTGRQLWYIPFEDVAAQRYGAPMYNLHRSDLIDLLKRGLRQGSVRTEAKVVAVGQDESSAWAELATGERITADALIGADGIHSVVRTQLRGDEPRQFSNILMWRGLIPADRVAHLDLPENGNYWFGPGRTLITYWVRPGELYSVLASVPVDEVSRESWEDTGDLAGLLDSFKDAEPRARGMLEAIETGFITGMFYRDPIDGWTSGRISLLGDAAHPMVPFLAQGACQSMEDAWALAHCLADPMHDSVPAALQDYEARRRPRTTRVQVGARAMVKLVHESDPERVAVRDGRFQGLMRIDPIAERTWAFVMDYDITKAVREPAGDVVGLSGTREGVTMNRPESQRAHDLWRTAFTQEDIARGHDGLREGYERFLTTNFPTPAEATSRSIELGRVDAIEILGAQSAVEGPHLLHFHGGGYVVGSAESSLEYAARLASATNGRCVVVDYRLAPEHPYPAALDDALHAYRMLRESGVPASQIILSGESSGAGLAVAAALALKGAGEQLPAGIIAICPFADLTLSSPSVAKFDGRDPATNRDSLTNMAAMYVQTHEPTDPLVSPLYGDLSGLPPIFIAATDGEVLYDDARRLAEQASGVGVEVTSHFIEDSVHVFPLFAFLPETTETIDRIAQWARLLGDRAAR; this is encoded by the coding sequence ATGAGTTCGGTCGATGCGGAACCACTGCACGTCATCCTTGTCGGCGCCGGCATCGGTGGGTTGACTGCGGCGCTCGCGTTGCAGCATCACGGCGTTCGGGTGACGGTCCTGGAAAGGACGAGCCAGTTGACCGAATCTGGGGCCGGCATTCAGATCGCCGCGAACGGCGTCCACGTGATGCGCGCACTCGGGCTCGAAGGCGACATTGCCGAGGCCGGAGTGGCGCCGGGCTCCTATGACATCCGGGACCTTCGGACTGGACGGCAGCTCTGGTACATCCCGTTCGAAGATGTCGCCGCCCAGCGGTACGGCGCACCGATGTACAACCTGCATCGTTCGGACCTGATCGATTTGCTCAAGCGCGGGCTTCGCCAGGGCTCGGTGCGTACCGAGGCAAAGGTCGTAGCCGTCGGACAGGATGAGTCGAGCGCGTGGGCCGAGCTCGCGACCGGTGAGCGGATCACCGCCGACGCACTCATCGGTGCCGACGGGATCCACTCCGTCGTACGCACGCAACTGCGAGGTGACGAACCGCGCCAGTTCTCCAACATCCTGATGTGGCGCGGACTCATCCCGGCAGACAGGGTCGCTCACCTTGACCTGCCCGAAAACGGGAACTACTGGTTCGGTCCCGGACGGACGTTGATCACGTACTGGGTCCGCCCGGGCGAGCTCTATAGCGTGCTTGCCTCGGTGCCGGTCGACGAGGTGAGCCGCGAGTCGTGGGAGGACACCGGCGACCTGGCCGGCCTGCTCGACTCGTTCAAGGACGCCGAACCACGCGCCCGGGGGATGCTCGAGGCGATTGAAACCGGTTTCATCACCGGGATGTTCTACCGCGATCCCATCGACGGTTGGACTTCTGGCCGGATCAGCCTGCTAGGCGACGCGGCGCACCCGATGGTTCCATTCCTTGCCCAAGGAGCATGCCAGTCGATGGAAGACGCCTGGGCGCTTGCGCACTGCCTCGCCGATCCGATGCACGATTCCGTGCCGGCGGCGCTGCAGGACTACGAGGCGCGGCGGCGACCGCGTACCACCCGGGTCCAGGTCGGGGCCCGGGCGATGGTGAAACTCGTCCACGAGTCCGATCCGGAGCGAGTCGCCGTCCGAGACGGCCGGTTTCAAGGACTCATGCGGATCGACCCGATCGCCGAACGCACGTGGGCATTCGTGATGGACTACGACATCACCAAGGCGGTGCGCGAACCAGCCGGTGACGTGGTGGGGCTCTCTGGCACCCGTGAGGGCGTCACGATGAACCGGCCGGAGAGCCAGCGTGCCCACGACCTGTGGCGGACCGCGTTCACTCAAGAAGACATCGCCCGCGGGCACGACGGGCTACGCGAGGGATACGAGCGGTTCTTGACGACCAACTTTCCGACGCCGGCGGAGGCTACGTCTCGGTCGATCGAACTCGGCCGCGTCGACGCGATCGAGATCTTAGGAGCCCAATCCGCGGTCGAGGGGCCTCATCTCCTGCACTTCCACGGCGGCGGTTACGTCGTCGGCTCCGCCGAATCATCCCTCGAGTACGCCGCACGCCTGGCCAGCGCGACCAACGGTCGCTGCGTCGTGGTGGACTATCGCCTCGCACCCGAGCACCCTTATCCGGCAGCGCTTGACGATGCCCTGCATGCCTACCGCATGCTGCGAGAGTCCGGGGTCCCGGCATCTCAGATCATCTTGAGCGGCGAATCGTCAGGTGCCGGCCTGGCCGTCGCCGCGGCACTGGCCCTCAAGGGTGCCGGCGAGCAGCTCCCCGCGGGGATTATCGCGATCTGCCCGTTCGCCGACCTGACCCTGTCCTCACCGAGCGTGGCGAAGTTTGACGGGCGTGACCCTGCGACCAACCGCGACTCGTTGACGAACATGGCCGCGATGTATGTGCAAACGCACGAACCGACCGACCCGCTGGTATCGCCGCTGTACGGCGACCTGAGCGGCCTTCCACCGATATTCATCGCCGCGACCGATGGTGAAGTGCTCTACGACGACGCCCGGCGGCTGGCCGAGCAAGCATCTGGCGTGGGAGTCGAGGTCACGAGCCACTTCATCGAGGACTCCGTGCACGTGTTCCCGCTGTTCGCGTTCCTGCCGGAGACCACCGAGACCATCGACAGAATCGCGCAATGGGCGCGCCTTCTCGGCGACCGTGCAGCCAGATAG
- a CDS encoding type III polyketide synthase → MTTIASVHGALPPYRYRQDAITDAFCEWCVTSHAEELLVRRLHRSARVDTRHLVVPLERYPELADFHAANDMFISQGSVLAKEALVGALDAAGIRADEVDVIFFTTVTGVAAPSIDARIAGDVGLRADVKRVPMFGLGCVAGAAGVSRLHDYLVGHPDDVAVLLSVELCSLTMQRNDTSVANLVASGLFGDGAAAVVAVGERRAQLGGITGPTVIDSRSHLYPDTQRTMGWDVTGSGLKIVLDAHVPEIVEKFLGDDVRRFLKEHHLEVADVDAWICHPGGPKVIEAIRDVLELSDADVRLTWDSLAQVGNLSSSSVLHVFAETLRQRPQAPGAIGVLMAMGPGFCSELVLLRW, encoded by the coding sequence ATGACGACGATCGCGTCCGTTCATGGGGCACTGCCGCCGTACCGCTACCGGCAGGACGCGATCACCGATGCGTTCTGCGAGTGGTGCGTGACCAGCCATGCCGAGGAACTGCTGGTCCGTCGGCTCCACAGGAGTGCGCGCGTCGATACCCGGCACCTCGTCGTACCGCTTGAGCGTTATCCCGAGCTTGCCGACTTCCACGCGGCGAATGACATGTTCATCTCCCAAGGCAGCGTGCTGGCCAAGGAAGCGCTGGTCGGCGCGCTCGATGCTGCCGGAATCCGCGCCGACGAGGTCGACGTAATCTTTTTTACGACGGTGACCGGCGTAGCGGCCCCGTCGATCGATGCGCGGATTGCCGGTGACGTAGGACTTCGCGCCGACGTGAAGCGAGTGCCGATGTTCGGTCTCGGCTGTGTGGCTGGCGCCGCAGGGGTGTCCCGGTTGCACGACTATCTCGTCGGGCACCCCGACGATGTGGCGGTGCTGCTGTCGGTGGAGCTGTGCTCGCTAACAATGCAGCGCAACGACACGTCGGTCGCGAATCTGGTCGCTAGTGGGCTTTTTGGCGATGGTGCGGCGGCCGTGGTCGCGGTTGGGGAGCGCCGCGCTCAGCTCGGCGGGATCACTGGACCGACCGTAATCGACTCGCGAAGCCATCTGTATCCGGACACTCAGCGCACTATGGGCTGGGACGTCACCGGCTCCGGTCTGAAGATCGTGCTCGACGCCCATGTGCCTGAGATCGTCGAGAAATTCCTCGGTGACGACGTACGCCGGTTCCTCAAGGAACACCATCTCGAAGTCGCCGATGTCGATGCCTGGATCTGTCATCCTGGCGGGCCCAAGGTTATCGAGGCAATCCGCGACGTGTTGGAGCTGTCGGACGCGGATGTCCGGCTAACGTGGGATTCGCTTGCACAGGTGGGAAACCTATCGTCGTCGTCGGTGCTTCACGTCTTTGCCGAAACCCTCCGGCAAAGGCCGCAGGCGCCCGGCGCGATCGGCGTACTCATGGCGATGGGCCCGGGTTTCTGTTCCGAACTAGTCCTGCTGCGCTGGTAG